Below is a genomic region from [Chlorobium] sp. 445.
CTTTGCTGTTGCTAAGCATAATTTCAACAGGATAGGTATGCGCTTCATCGCCTTTTGCGCTAATTGTGGCAATCGTACCTTTGAATTTTATGCCAGGATAAACATCGGTGGTTACCTCAACTTCATCGCCCACCTTGAGCTTGAAGACATCTTGCTCTGCCACATTAACTTTGACTTTGAGCTTAGCAATATCAACGACATTTGCTACCGTCATGCCTGCGCTGACCATAGCGCCGATATCGACCTTGCGTTCCGTTACAATTCCTGAGATTGGTGTCGTGATACGTGTATCGCGCAACTGACGACGCGCCACAATGTATTGCGCTTCAGCAGATTTGAAATTGAGCCGCGCCGACTCGACTTGCGCATCAGAAATACCGCCTTCCTTGAGCAGGGCTTCGTAGCGCTCAAGGTCCTTTTTGGCTTTCTCGTAGGCTATTTCAGCAGATTTGAAATTGGCAAGTTTGAGTTCATCGTCGACTTGTGCAATCAAAGCACCAGCTGGCTTGTAATCACCAACTTTTGCCCCAACTGCCACAACCCGTCCCGAAGTCTCGGAGACAATTGCCACGTCATTATTTGCCGTAATTGTTCCAATCAGCGAGAGCGTCTCACTCAGTTTGGTTTTACTTACGCTGATTGTGGAGACAGATACGGCTTTTTCAGTTTCCAGACTTTTCGCGGCTTTTGCATCCGATTTGGCCTTGTTGTTTAGCAAGATTGCTATGATGCCAGCTAGCACCGCAAGAACAATTACAGTGTTTCTCAGAATTTTCATTTTGCTTGCTCGTTAGTTTGATTTTCGTTGATAGTTAAACTCATTCATAAACTCTTTGCGTGCATATCTAAGTCATGTTAGCAAGGCTACTTTTTTGGCTCTCGCTCTCGATGACAGCCGTTTTGGGCTTTCTACTTGCTTGGCTTTGATATACTCCAGAAACACACGCGCGATGTTCATCACGAACACTTTGCGATCTACCCCATCAAACATTGCTGTATGATTGCAACGCTCCGACGACATCATAATTGCGCCCGCAATGGACGACCAGACCATCAACACGATTTCTCTCGGATTGATATCCTTGCGAAAAATGCCTTGCGCTATACCTTCTTTGATTAAATCTTCGGCTTGCTTAAAGCGCCGCCACTTTGCGTTTTGCAGTTGGGCTAAGCGCTCTGGCTCCACTTTACCATGCAGTGCCCCTGCATGAATAGCCATAAAAATTCTCATGTAGTCTTGATGTTTCTGTGAAAAGTTGTAGTAGGCTTCGGTATGTGCAAGTAGTTTTTCCTCAATCGTCTTTGCAGTGCGCATTGCATCATCAATCATCTCATCAATAGCAGCTAAGCCTTCTTCCGCCAGCGATACATACAGCTCTTCCTTGCTTTTGAAGTAAAGGTACAGCGTGCCTTTGGCAAGCTCGGACTCGGCAGCCACCATATCCATCGATGCTTGCTCAAAGCCATGCTTAAAAAAAACTTCTTTGGCTGCCTTGAGAATCGCCTGACGGCGCTCCGCTTTTTCACGCTCTTTGCGTTCGAGAATACTCATTGAGAAATGTTAGTTTTATAGAATGTTGTTATACTGCCAAATAGTTGCTTTGCCCACTGCTTTGACGCCAAGTCAATAAATGACCGAAAGTCATTTACGAAGATGGTAACGAAAGTTTCAGACTTTAAAGTTTCAGATGTAAAATTTTTTTGTAGAGCAAGGTGAGATATTGTGAGCGCATGCGCTGGCAGTTCGGACTAAAGAGAAAAGGACCTGATGGAAGTAACCTTCACTTAAGGTTTCGTTGTTGACTTTCGGCGAGGTGATTGCCTTGCTTTTGCAGCTTTGCTTAGATGGCTGCCTGTGCCCAGCACGCTCGTCTCATTGAGTTCAGTGATTGTGATTACAAGTTCTGAGCTCTCTTTTCTCTGCAGTTTCAGCTAGTGAGGCGTGCTTAATTTCTGCTTTGACTTTGTAGGTTTCTAACTGAATTGTGACATGCTCAATGCCAAAACGCTCCTTGAGCATCCTGTTGATGCAGAGAATCAGTTGCTCGCTGCAGTCATATTCATCGACGACGACATGGCAACTGAGCGCATTTACCCCTGATGTAATTGCCCAGACGTGCAAATCATGCAAATCACATACATGCGTCATTTGGCGCAGTGCTTGCTCAAGCTCCTGAATGTTCAAATCCTTTGGCACAGATTCCAGCAGCACATCCACGGCTTCTGTGATCACACCCCACGAGCTTCTTACAATGAGCGCCGCAATTGCCATGCTGATAAGAGAGTCTACAAAGAGCCAGTTTGTAAAGTAAATAATGCTGGCGCCGATTACGACCCCAACGGAACCCAGTAAATCGCCAATCACGTGCAGATATGCGGCTCGCACATTAACACTCGTTTTACTTGTTTTGTGCAGCAGCAAGGCAGACACCACATTTGCTAGCAGCCCTATTGTACCAAATCCGAACATTTCCTCAATGTAGATGTGTTTGGGTTCATTTAGCCGCATAAGTGCTTCATAACAGATGAGCAGCGACAGCGCACACAGTACAACCCCATTTGCCAGAGCCGCTAAAATTTCTACACGATAGTACCCGTAAGTACGCTCTGCAGTTGCTGGTTTTTTTGCAAACCAGACTGCTACCCACCCCAAGCCCAACGCCATCACATCGGTTGCCATATGTCCTGCATCAGCAAGCAACGCCAGACTGCCGCTGATGAGCCCGCCAATTAACTCCACCAGGAAAATTGCCGTCGTAATGAGGCTAGCCAGTGCCAAGCTCTGCTGCGCTGACTTACCAAGTTCTAACCGTTCGAGGTAGATAGAATGATTGTGTTCCACGGCAGTTACTTTTGTTTGCGCTTGTGTGTCTTCTCTCTCGTTACTTTCTTACTCTTCGCTTCCTATCTTGTGAGCTCGCCACGCAAGTTTTGCTCAATTTGGCGCCTGATGCGCTGTAAGGTCAGCGATGAATTGCCCAAAAGATAAAAAAGTTTTGCCAGCGTTGCTTCTGTCGTCATATCGTATCCAGAGAGCACTCCTGCCTCTTTGAGCCGATAGCCTCCAACATAACTTTGCATGTCGACTCGCCCCTCAAGACACTGCGAGACATTGACGATATAGACGCCACGTTGTGTGGCTTCCCGAAAGACTTCAATCAAATCTGGATTGTCTGGAGCATTGCCCACGCCAAAGGTTTTTAGCACGAGCCCCTCAATCGGAGCACGCAAGAAGTTTTGCACCACTTCTGGCGAGATACCCGGAAAGAGTGTCATCACGCCAATGCGCACCTGCTCTAACGACTTAACTTTGAACTTATTTTTTGGCTTAGGCAAAATGTTTTTCCAGTTGAGCCTAATGCTAACACCAGCAGTTGCCAGCGGTGGGTAGTTTGGTGATTCAAACGCACTAAACCCGCTGGCGCTTACCTTCACTGCGCGATTACCTCGCAAGAGCTTACCATTGAAATACAAACCTACTTCTGGAATCTGAAAGTTTGCTGCAAGGAACAACGCACCGATAAGATTTTCGCGTCCATCAGAACGCAGCTCCATAAGTGGTAATTGTGCTCCTGTCAAAATGACGCTTTTGCTGAGGTTTTCGAGCATAAAGGAGAGTGCAGATGCTGTGTAAGCCATCGTGTCTGTACCATGCAGAATAATGAATCCATCATAATCGTCGTAATGCGCCTCAATATCTCGTGCAATTGCTACCCACTGGTGCGGTGTCATATTAGCTGAATCTAAGAGCGGCTCATATTCATGGATTGTTACTTCAGGCAGTTCTGGTCGTGCAAACAGCGAGAGCGCTCGAAGTTGCTCTTCTAAGAAACCTTTTTCAGGTGCATAGCCCTTCTGCGTTTGTTTCATGCCAATTGTGCCACCTGTGTAGGCGACATAGATGCGCTTTCTTGACTTATGTCGCACTTGCTTCGTTCGTATTCTGCAGTTTGTGAAGGCTCAATTGCACTGTTCTTTGACGATTTTGCCATTGATTATCACCGTGCACACATGCGAGGTATATTCAAATGGATCGCCGTCGTAGAGCACAAGGTCAGCATCCTTGCCTTTTTCAAGTGAGCCCACGCGCTTTGCAATCCCTAAAATTTCTGCGGCATCAATTGTGATTGTACGCAAAGCCTCTTCAAAACTTAGTCCATTTGCGGCAGCTACTGCTGCTTCGAAGAGCACGACACGCGTCTTTGGAACATAGGCTTCATAGCCGGACTGCAGCGCAACTTTAATTCCAGCTTTGCGCAATTTTGCGGCTGTCTCAAATGAGGCGTTTTCACCATCGCCGACATTGCGCATCATGGGTGGATGCACAATCACTGGTACACCTGCTTTTTTGATGTCATCAATGACAAGGTAGGCTTCTGCAGCACCATCGAGCACAAGTTTGAAGCCAAACTCTTTTTGCAAGCGCAGTGCTGCAAGAATGTCCGTCGCTCGATGCGCCGTAAAGAGCGCCGGCAGCTTGCCCGATAGCACATCGTTTAGAACTTCAAGGCGCAAATCGCGCGCAGGTCGTTTGCTTGGGTCTTTGGCTTGCATGCGCTTGGCATAATCCTGTGCTTTGAGAAATTCTTCACGCAACATGGCTACACCTTTAGCTCGCGTACCCGGCTTTTTGTAATTCTGACTAACCGATGAGCCGAGTGTAAAGGCAACCATAGCAGGCGTTTGCACAATAGCTTCGGATACCGTGTTCGCATCCGTTTTAACAATCATGGTCTGTCCACTTGAGAGTGCACCCGGTCCATGTCCTGTATGCACGGTTGTTACGCCAAAGTCGCGCAGCCACTTCACAAGCCGCTCTTCAGCGTTGTAAGCATCCTCAGCACGCAGCTCTGGCTGAATGGCTTCAGAGAGTTCGAGTTGGTCTTGGTCGTGATTGTAGTTCAAAATACCTGCCAGACCGACGACCGAATGTGCGTCAATGAGTCCGGGCGTAACCACTTTGGCTCTGAGCATGCGATAGCCACTTGGAATCGGGAGATTGACGCCCACAGCTTCGATTTTGCCATTTTTAATGAGCACCACACCATTTTTCAGCGGCGCTCCTGCCATAGTGTAGACAGCTTCGCCTTGCACGGCAATCTGCGCTGTGGCTTCTGCAAGCAGTGCCAGCCAAAGTCCGAGAGTGAAAATCCTTGTTTTCATCTTTCTCCTCCCATTTCCGATTGACCGTTATCGTCCAAGGCATCTGCACCGCGATAGACGCTATGCCCACCGACGGCATACTTGTAGTCGTCAGGATTTGAGCGGTCGTAGACTTTTTGTCCTTCCACCCAAGTCTGCAGCACGTGTGTATAGACACTGAAGGGGTCACCAGAGAGAATGATAAAATCAGCATCCTTACCTTTTTCAAGTGAGCCAATGCGATCTTGCAAATCCAGCATGCGTGCGCCTGCAAGGGTCAAGGCTTCTAAGGCTTTTTTGCGTGACATAC
It encodes:
- a CDS encoding L-asparaginase 1, whose translation is MKQTQKGYAPEKGFLEEQLRALSLFARPELPEVTIHEYEPLLDSANMTPHQWVAIARDIEAHYDDYDGFIILHGTDTMAYTASALSFMLENLSKSVILTGAQLPLMELRSDGRENLIGALFLAANFQIPEVGLYFNGKLLRGNRAVKVSASGFSAFESPNYPPLATAGVSIRLNWKNILPKPKNKFKVKSLEQVRIGVMTLFPGISPEVVQNFLRAPIEGLVLKTFGVGNAPDNPDLIEVFREATQRGVYIVNVSQCLEGRVDMQSYVGGYRLKEAGVLSGYDMTTEATLAKLFYLLGNSSLTLQRIRRQIEQNLRGELTR
- a CDS encoding amidohydrolase, which translates into the protein MKTRIFTLGLWLALLAEATAQIAVQGEAVYTMAGAPLKNGVVLIKNGKIEAVGVNLPIPSGYRMLRAKVVTPGLIDAHSVVGLAGILNYNHDQDQLELSEAIQPELRAEDAYNAEERLVKWLRDFGVTTVHTGHGPGALSSGQTMIVKTDANTVSEAIVQTPAMVAFTLGSSVSQNYKKPGTRAKGVAMLREEFLKAQDYAKRMQAKDPSKRPARDLRLEVLNDVLSGKLPALFTAHRATDILAALRLQKEFGFKLVLDGAAEAYLVIDDIKKAGVPVIVHPPMMRNVGDGENASFETAAKLRKAGIKVALQSGYEAYVPKTRVVLFEAAVAAANGLSFEEALRTITIDAAEILGIAKRVGSLEKGKDADLVLYDGDPFEYTSHVCTVIINGKIVKEQCN
- a CDS encoding cation transporter, which translates into the protein MEHNHSIYLERLELGKSAQQSLALASLITTAIFLVELIGGLISGSLALLADAGHMATDVMALGLGWVAVWFAKKPATAERTYGYYRVEILAALANGVVLCALSLLICYEALMRLNEPKHIYIEEMFGFGTIGLLANVVSALLLHKTSKTSVNVRAAYLHVIGDLLGSVGVVIGASIIYFTNWLFVDSLISMAIAALIVRSSWGVITEAVDVLLESVPKDLNIQELEQALRQMTHVCDLHDLHVWAITSGVNALSCHVVVDEYDCSEQLILCINRMLKERFGIEHVTIQLETYKVKAEIKHASLAETAEKRELRTCNHNH
- a CDS encoding efflux transporter periplasmic adaptor subunit, giving the protein MKILRNTVIVLAVLAGIIAILLNNKAKSDAKAAKSLETEKAVSVSTISVSKTKLSETLSLIGTITANNDVAIVSETSGRVVAVGAKVGDYKPAGALIAQVDDELKLANFKSAEIAYEKAKKDLERYEALLKEGGISDAQVESARLNFKSAEAQYIVARRQLRDTRITTPISGIVTERKVDIGAMVSAGMTVANVVDIAKLKVKVNVAEQDVFKLKVGDEVEVTTDVYPGIKFKGTIATISAKGDEAHTYPVEIMLSNSKEHPLKAGMFGRVNFTLLGEREALTIPREALIGSVRAPEVFVAENGVAKLRAITVGREAGKMLEVIDGLKEGERVIVSGQNNLRDGYAINMIN